A window from Prochlorococcus marinus str. GP2 encodes these proteins:
- a CDS encoding ribose-phosphate pyrophosphokinase — translation MTSFITAVQNKESKFNLSNSRLRLVSGTSNPKLSEEIASYLGIENVPLISKKFADGELYVQIQQSIRGCDVFLIQPTCAPVNDSLIELMIMVDACKRASARQITAVIPYFGYARADRKTSGRESITAKLTANLLEKSGVDRVLAMDLHSAQIQGYFDIPCDHIYGSPVLIDYLDTLNLNEVVVVSPDVGGVARARAFAKLMKDAPLAIIDKRRSAHNIAESLTVIGEVKGKTAILIDDMIDTGGTICSGAHLLKKEGANRIFACASHAVFSPPSYERLSTKDLFEQVIVTNSIPTLVKNNFPQLKVLSVANMLGEAIWRIHEESSVSSMFR, via the coding sequence GTGACAAGTTTTATCACGGCAGTGCAAAATAAAGAATCTAAATTTAATCTATCTAATAGTAGATTAAGGCTAGTTAGCGGAACATCAAATCCTAAATTATCCGAAGAAATTGCATCATATTTAGGGATAGAAAATGTACCTTTAATATCCAAAAAATTTGCTGATGGAGAACTTTATGTTCAGATCCAGCAATCTATTAGAGGTTGTGATGTATTTCTCATACAGCCTACATGTGCTCCCGTAAACGATAGTTTAATTGAACTTATGATTATGGTTGATGCTTGCAAAAGGGCATCTGCTAGGCAAATAACTGCTGTAATCCCTTATTTTGGATATGCAAGGGCAGATAGAAAGACTTCAGGAAGAGAATCTATTACTGCAAAACTGACAGCTAACTTACTTGAGAAATCAGGAGTAGATAGAGTTCTCGCTATGGATTTACATTCTGCTCAAATACAAGGTTATTTTGATATACCTTGCGATCATATTTACGGTTCACCTGTATTAATTGATTATTTAGATACTTTAAATTTAAATGAAGTTGTAGTTGTCTCTCCTGATGTAGGTGGGGTAGCGAGAGCAAGAGCATTTGCAAAATTAATGAAAGATGCTCCGTTGGCTATAATTGATAAAAGGAGATCAGCTCATAATATAGCTGAGAGTTTAACAGTTATTGGTGAAGTTAAAGGTAAAACAGCTATTCTCATCGACGATATGATAGATACTGGTGGGACAATTTGTTCTGGAGCTCATCTATTAAAAAAAGAGGGAGCTAATAGGATTTTCGCATGTGCTTCACATGCTGTGTTTTCTCCTCCTTCTTATGAAAGATTAAGTACCAAGGATTTATTCGAGCAAGTTATTGTTACCAACAGCATCCCAACTCTTGTTAAAAATAATTTCCCTCAATTAAAAGTCCTTTCTGTCGCAAATATGCTTGGTGAAGCTATTTGGAGAATACATGAAGAAAGTTCTGTAAGTTCAATGTTCAGGTAA